A single genomic interval of Adhaeribacter pallidiroseus harbors:
- a CDS encoding galactokinase has product MINDIVSKFKELYEQEPVLVRSPGRVNLIGEHTDYNNGFVLPAAINKEVYFAVAPNNTNSFRAYAFDLHEQAEFRLSEVKKSDISWANYLLGVIAQMQKAGYQLPGFDVVFGGNIPLGAGLSSSAAIECGLGFALNYIFQLHIEKFDLVKMGQKAEHEFAGVMSGIMDQFANTFGQKNHVVKLDCRSLEYQYYPFDITDYRIVLCDTQVKHSLASSEYNTRRKECEAGVALLQKHNAQVQSLRDVTEAMLTAHESEFEPVIYKRCRYVVQENNRVEAACQDLENNDLAAFGQKMFASHQGLQHDYEVSCRELDFLADLARQDDSVLGARMMGGGFGGCTINLVKLSGLDAFTQKMTTAYQQEFAVTLKTYVAEIVDGTGLVGQLEG; this is encoded by the coding sequence ATGATTAACGATATTGTTTCTAAATTTAAAGAACTCTACGAGCAAGAACCCGTGTTAGTGCGCTCACCGGGCCGGGTAAACCTGATCGGCGAACATACCGATTACAACAATGGCTTTGTGTTGCCGGCTGCCATTAATAAAGAAGTTTACTTTGCCGTAGCGCCTAACAACACGAACAGTTTTCGGGCCTATGCTTTTGATTTGCACGAACAGGCGGAGTTTCGTTTATCGGAGGTTAAAAAATCAGATATTTCCTGGGCTAATTACTTACTAGGCGTTATAGCCCAAATGCAAAAAGCCGGGTACCAATTACCCGGGTTTGATGTGGTTTTTGGCGGCAATATTCCGCTTGGGGCGGGCTTATCTTCGTCGGCGGCCATTGAGTGTGGGCTAGGCTTTGCCCTGAATTATATTTTTCAGCTTCATATCGAAAAGTTTGATTTAGTTAAAATGGGGCAAAAAGCCGAACACGAATTTGCGGGCGTTATGAGCGGCATCATGGACCAATTTGCCAATACCTTCGGGCAGAAAAACCACGTGGTAAAGCTCGATTGCCGCTCTCTGGAATACCAGTATTATCCTTTTGATATTACCGATTACCGTATTGTGCTTTGCGATACGCAGGTAAAACACTCGCTGGCTTCTTCGGAGTATAATACTCGCCGCAAAGAATGCGAAGCCGGCGTTGCGCTGCTGCAAAAGCATAATGCCCAAGTACAAAGCTTACGCGATGTTACCGAAGCCATGCTGACCGCCCATGAAAGCGAATTTGAGCCCGTCATTTACAAGCGTTGCCGCTACGTGGTGCAGGAAAACAACCGGGTAGAAGCCGCCTGCCAGGATTTAGAAAACAACGACTTAGCCGCTTTCGGGCAAAAAATGTTTGCCTCGCACCAAGGCTTGCAACACGATTACGAAGTAAGCTGCCGGGAACTCGATTTTCTAGCAGATTTAGCCCGACAAGATGATTCTGTTCTGGGTGCCCGCATGATGGGGGGCGGATTTGGCGGTTGTACCATTAACTTGGTAAAACTAAGCGGCTTAGATGCTTTTACCCAAAAAATGACTACTGCCTACCAGCAAGAATTTGCTGTTACTCTGAAAACCTACGTAGCCGAGATTGTAGACGGAACCGGGTTGGTTGGACAGTTGGAAGGTTAG
- a CDS encoding c-type cytochrome: protein MKKVINYFKTAALAAVLLASSAAYATTGVPVQGSANLKGKALMDKSDCSACHQLEVKVVGPAFKDIAKKYSADKTAVNKLSDKIIKGGAGSWGDIPMAPHPQVSKADASEMVKYILSLAPAGGAKPAAKKS from the coding sequence ATGAAAAAAGTAATTAATTATTTTAAAACTGCCGCTCTAGCTGCGGTACTCTTGGCTTCGTCGGCGGCTTATGCCACTACTGGTGTACCGGTGCAAGGATCGGCAAATTTAAAAGGGAAGGCGCTGATGGATAAAAGCGATTGTAGTGCTTGCCACCAGTTGGAAGTAAAAGTGGTAGGTCCGGCTTTTAAAGATATTGCTAAAAAATATAGTGCCGATAAAACCGCTGTTAATAAGCTTTCTGATAAAATTATTAAAGGTGGAGCTGGTAGCTGGGGTGATATCCCGATGGCGCCGCACCCGCAAGTTTCTAAAGCCGATGCTTCTGAAATGGTAAAATACATTTTATCGTTAGCTCCGGCTGGTGGTGCTAAGCCTGCCGCCAAGAAAAGCTAA
- a CDS encoding oxidoreductase: MTSSQNAPITVGLASYGMSGLVFHAPLLAANPQFKITKVLERSSEKSKLRYPEVEVVKDFQALIQDDALELIVINTPNALHFEMGQQALRAGKHVVMEKPFTVTAQEANELITLAKEQHRILTVFQNRRWDGDFRTIQQVVAQKLLGKLVYYEAHYDRFRNYVEANTWKEETGPGSGLLYNLGSHMLDQALVLFGKPQAITAHLGTQRPGGRIDDYYAITLHYPELMASIKSSYLVREPGPRYILNGTEGSFHKYGIDPQEEALKVGQIPTGPNWGQEPTADWGKLNTQLNGLHFTGTIETLPGDYPAFYQNVYEAIRLGKELQVKPEEAALGIQLIQLAQLSSTEKRTILVD; encoded by the coding sequence ATGACTTCTTCTCAAAATGCGCCGATTACGGTAGGGTTAGCTTCTTACGGCATGTCTGGTCTGGTTTTTCACGCTCCTTTGCTGGCCGCCAATCCGCAATTCAAGATCACCAAAGTACTGGAACGAAGCAGCGAAAAGTCAAAATTGCGCTACCCGGAAGTGGAAGTAGTTAAAGATTTTCAGGCGTTGATTCAGGACGATGCCTTGGAACTAATAGTGATTAATACGCCTAACGCGCTGCATTTCGAGATGGGCCAACAAGCTTTGCGCGCCGGTAAACACGTAGTAATGGAAAAACCATTTACCGTTACCGCCCAGGAAGCAAACGAATTAATTACCCTGGCCAAAGAACAGCACCGCATTTTAACTGTTTTTCAGAACCGGCGCTGGGATGGCGATTTCCGGACCATTCAGCAGGTGGTAGCGCAAAAGCTTTTGGGCAAACTGGTGTATTACGAAGCCCATTATGATCGTTTCCGGAACTACGTAGAAGCTAACACCTGGAAAGAAGAAACCGGCCCTGGTTCGGGCTTATTATACAACTTAGGCTCCCACATGCTTGATCAGGCCCTGGTATTATTTGGAAAACCCCAAGCCATTACCGCCCACTTGGGTACGCAGCGCCCCGGCGGTAGAATTGATGATTACTACGCTATTACTCTGCATTACCCGGAATTAATGGCGAGTATAAAATCCAGTTACCTGGTGCGTGAACCCGGTCCGCGTTACATATTAAATGGGACCGAAGGCTCATTTCATAAATATGGCATCGATCCGCAGGAAGAAGCCTTAAAAGTGGGCCAAATACCTACCGGACCAAACTGGGGACAAGAACCTACTGCGGATTGGGGCAAACTAAATACCCAACTAAACGGCCTGCACTTTACCGGCACCATCGAAACATTGCCCGGCGACTACCCTGCTTTTTACCAAAACGTATACGAGGCCATTCGCTTAGGCAAAGAACTGCAAGTGAAACCCGAAGAAGCAGCCTTAGGCATTCAACTCATCCAACTAGCCCAGCTAAGTAGCACCGAAAAGCGGACAATTTTAGTTGATTAG
- a CDS encoding aldose epimerase family protein, producing MQEENFGKTPDGTAVKRYTLINQQGTSIKITNYGGIITHIITPDKNGEAGNIVLGFDNLDTYLAGHPYFGAIAGRCANRIAKGKFTLNGQEYTLAINNGPNHLHGGLQGFDKQVWTPEMLPEQNALKLTYISKDGEEGYPGTLTSTVIYTLTEANELKIDYEATTDKATPINLTNHSYFNLAAGQAEDALNHEVMVQADRYTVIDENLIPTGELRPVAGTPMDFATPHTIGSRLTQVEGGYDHNYVLINGQDKQLKLAARVYEPLTGRVLETYTTQPGMQFYSGNFLDGTLTGSDNKIFKKHYGFCLETQHFPDSPNQPSFPSTILNPGNTYKESTVYRFAVRNEA from the coding sequence ATGCAAGAAGAAAATTTTGGTAAAACCCCGGATGGTACCGCAGTAAAACGGTATACCCTCATCAACCAGCAAGGTACTTCTATAAAAATTACGAATTACGGCGGCATTATTACCCACATTATTACTCCAGATAAAAATGGTGAAGCAGGTAATATCGTGTTAGGTTTTGATAATCTGGATACGTATTTAGCCGGTCATCCTTACTTTGGGGCCATTGCCGGCCGTTGCGCCAACCGGATTGCCAAAGGTAAATTTACGCTGAACGGCCAGGAATATACCTTAGCAATCAATAACGGTCCTAACCATTTACACGGTGGCTTGCAAGGCTTCGACAAGCAAGTCTGGACCCCGGAAATGCTGCCGGAGCAAAATGCGTTAAAATTAACCTATATCAGTAAAGATGGCGAAGAGGGATACCCGGGTACTTTAACCTCTACGGTTATTTATACCCTTACGGAGGCCAATGAATTAAAAATAGACTACGAAGCTACGACCGATAAAGCTACCCCCATTAATTTAACCAACCATAGTTATTTTAACCTGGCCGCCGGCCAAGCCGAAGATGCTCTGAACCACGAAGTCATGGTTCAGGCGGACCGGTACACCGTGATTGACGAAAATTTAATTCCTACCGGGGAGCTACGGCCCGTGGCTGGTACGCCGATGGATTTTGCCACGCCGCATACCATTGGTTCGCGCTTAACGCAGGTAGAAGGTGGTTACGATCATAATTATGTGCTTATTAACGGACAGGACAAGCAGCTAAAGTTAGCGGCCCGCGTTTATGAACCGCTTACCGGCCGGGTACTCGAAACCTATACTACCCAACCCGGCATGCAGTTTTACTCCGGTAATTTCCTCGATGGAACCTTAACAGGATCGGATAACAAAATTTTTAAAAAACATTACGGTTTTTGCCTCGAGACCCAACATTTCCCGGATTCTCCAAACCAGCCCAGCTTTCCATCTACCATCCTTAACCCCGGCAACACGTATAAAGAGTCAACGGTGTATCGCTTTGCGGTACGGAATGAGGCGTAA
- a CDS encoding UDP-glucose--hexose-1-phosphate uridylyltransferase: MALDLAEHPHRRYNALTGEWVLVSPHRAKRPWQGQQEEVEKETRPAYDPTCYLCPGNERAGGEKNPPYSQTFVFNNDFGALQESTPTGSFEKSGLLKAESERGVCKVICFSPRHDLTLPDMEVADIRKVVDLWQHEYEELGKLDFINYVQIFENKGIIMGCSNPHPHGQIWAQSSIPVEPAKELMQQQNYFEANNRSLLNDYLAIELEEKKRIVVENEHFVALVPFWAVWPFETMIVSKRHFGNLSQMSEEEKDAYADCIKRLTVVYDKVFNVSFPYSAGIHQTPTDGQEHPAWHFHMHFYPPLLRSATVKKFMVGYEMLGNPQRDITPETAADRLRSLV; the protein is encoded by the coding sequence ATGGCACTTGATTTAGCAGAACATCCGCACCGCAGATACAATGCGCTTACTGGCGAGTGGGTATTGGTATCGCCGCACCGGGCTAAACGCCCATGGCAAGGCCAGCAGGAAGAAGTAGAAAAAGAAACGCGGCCGGCTTACGACCCAACCTGCTATTTATGCCCCGGCAACGAACGCGCTGGTGGCGAAAAGAACCCACCGTATTCCCAAACCTTTGTTTTTAATAACGACTTTGGCGCTCTACAGGAGAGTACACCCACCGGCAGCTTTGAGAAAAGTGGTTTGCTGAAAGCTGAAAGTGAACGGGGAGTCTGCAAAGTAATCTGTTTCTCGCCCCGGCACGATCTTACTTTACCCGACATGGAAGTAGCTGATATTCGCAAAGTAGTAGATCTATGGCAGCACGAATACGAAGAATTGGGTAAGCTCGACTTTATCAACTACGTCCAGATTTTTGAAAATAAAGGCATTATTATGGGTTGCAGCAACCCGCACCCGCACGGCCAGATCTGGGCGCAAAGCTCTATTCCGGTAGAGCCCGCCAAAGAATTAATGCAGCAGCAAAACTACTTTGAGGCGAATAACCGCAGTTTACTCAACGATTACCTGGCCATTGAACTCGAAGAAAAAAAACGTATTGTAGTAGAAAACGAGCATTTTGTGGCGTTGGTACCTTTCTGGGCCGTGTGGCCTTTTGAGACCATGATTGTGAGCAAGCGCCACTTTGGTAATTTGAGCCAGATGAGCGAGGAAGAAAAAGATGCTTATGCTGATTGTATAAAAAGATTGACTGTAGTTTACGATAAAGTTTTTAACGTGTCGTTTCCGTACTCAGCTGGTATTCACCAAACGCCAACCGATGGACAAGAGCATCCGGCTTGGCATTTTCACATGCATTTTTATCCGCCGCTGCTTCGCTCCGCTACCGTTAAAAAGTTTATGGTGGGCTACGAAATGCTGGGCAATCCGCAACGCGATATTACCCCCGAAACTGCTGCCGATCGCTTACGCAGTTTGGTGTAG